From Camelina sativa cultivar DH55 chromosome 7, Cs, whole genome shotgun sequence, one genomic window encodes:
- the LOC104702511 gene encoding uncharacterized protein LOC104702511, with the protein MISGSFKESLAYMGYTCNKMSIVAYSSTKLELENAKEFESANIKLLQNADKRAKHSKILEDVYMWGIKHRGELTNLMVISQMSQHYVKYATFKELGINVLLAFPDDTIGCPWPLGIPSSVFLWSSFSNGGNPLDISQIGIEQVGMSSLLRDCAREKNLWERKKKKKRGKKEKALKNEIGIPQVGTSSPLRACKTTKQKKSGKKGKKL; encoded by the exons ATGATCTCTGGTAGTTTCAAAGAATCTCTCGCGTATATGGGTTACACTTGTAACAAGATGTCAATTGTTGCTTATTCATCTACGAAGCTGGAGCTGGAGAACGCAAAAGAATTTGAATCCGCCAATATCAAGCTTCTGCAAAACG CTGATAAACGTGCAAAACATTCTAAGATCCTTGAGGACGTTTATATGTGGGGAATTAAGCATCGTGGTGAACTAACAAATTTGATGGTAATCTCACAAATGTCCCAACACTATGTTAAGTACGCTACCTTTAAAGAGCTCGGAATCAATGTTCTCTTGGCGTTTCCCGATGACACAATTGGATGTCCATGGCCACTTGGTATTCCAAGTTCAGTTTTTCTCTGGTCTAGCTTTTCAAATGGAGGGAACCCTCTCGATATCAGCCAAATCGGAATCGAACAAGTTGGAATGTCGTCACTTCTTCGTGACTGTGCGAGGGAGAAGAATCTgtgggagaggaagaagaagaagaagcgtggaaagaaagaaaaagctcTGAAGAACGAAATCGGAATCCCACAAGTTGGAACGTCCTCACCTCTTCGTGCATGTAAGACGACGAAGCAGAAAAAGAGtggaaagaaaggaaaaaagctctga
- the LOC104704932 gene encoding uncharacterized protein LOC104704932, with protein sequence MISGSFKESLAYMGYTCNKMSIVAYSSTKLELENAKEFESANIKLLQNADKRAKHSKILEDVYMWGIKHRGELTNLMVISQMSQHYVKYATFKELGINVLLAFPDDTIGCPWPLGIPSSVFLWSSFSNGGNPLDISQIGIEQXNNDSWFK encoded by the exons ATGATCTCTGGTAGTTTCAAAGAATCTCTCGCGTATATGGGTTACACTTGTAACAAGATGTCAATTGTTGCTTATTCATCTACGAAGCTGGAGCTGGAGAACGCAAAAGAATTTGAATCCGCCAATATCAAGCTTCTGCAAAACG CTGATAAACGTGCAAAACATTCTAAGATCCTTGAGGACGTTTATATGTGGGGAATTAAGCATCGTGGTGAACTAACAAATTTGATGGTAATCTCACAAATGTCCCAACACTATGTTAAGTACGCTACCTTTAAAGAGCTCGGAATCAATGTTCTCTTGGCGTTTCCCGATGACACAATTGGATGTCCATGGCCACTTGGTATTCCAAGTTCAGTTTTTCTCTGGTCTAGCTTTTCAAATGGAGGGAACCCTCTCGATATCAGCCAAATCGGAATCGAACAANTCAATAATGATTCatggtttaaataa
- the LOC104702514 gene encoding keratinocyte-associated protein 2 has product MAGAGTSMLGSVLVFTVILSLQEIYRGKLASSELYTILGGFTSSLLFLFSLTFIGNFQESSGIKSGWGAVILAEIIALIAASTVHRVCITTCFLFSAGVLYEVNKISGYMLSKTESKSKRH; this is encoded by the exons ATGGCAGGAGCTGGAACATCGATGCTTGGGTCTGTTCTTGTGTTTACAGTGATCCTATCGCTTCAAGAAATTTACAGAGGGAAGTTAGCTTCTTCAGAGCTGTACACGATCCTTGGTGGATTCACaagctctctcctttttttgttttctctcact TTCATTGGAAATTTCCAGGAATCTTCTGGAATCAAGAGTGGTTGGGGTGCTG TCATTCTTGCCGAAATCATAGCTCTTATCGCTGCTAGCACGGTGCATCGGGTTTGTATTACAACCTG TTTCTTGTTCTCTGCTGGGGTATTGTACGAGGTGAACAAGATCTCTGGATACATGCTATCCAAAACCGAGTCCAAGTCTAAGAGACACTGA
- the LOC104702513 gene encoding pentatricopeptide repeat-containing protein At1g77360, mitochondrial has protein sequence MTIRILNHQSRLCCKSILSARLYSSSEQARDVADMAKNISKVMMSSPQLVLDSALDQSGLRVSQEVVEDVLNRFRNAGLLAYRFFQWSEKQRHYEHSVRAYHMMIESTAKIRQYKLMWDLINSMRKKKMLNIETFCIVMRKYARAQKVDEAIYAFNVMEKYDLPPNLVAFNGLLSALCKSKNVRKAQEVFEKMRDRFTPDSKTYSILLEGWGKEPNLPKAREVFREMIDAGCHPDIVTYSIMVDILCKAGRVDEALGIVRSMDPSICKPTTFIFSVLVHTYGTENRLEEAVDTFLEMERSGMKADVAVFNSLIGAFCKADRMKNVYRVLKEMKNKGVTPNSKSCNIILRHLIDRGEKDEAFDVFRKMIKVCEPDADTYTMMIKMFCEKKEMETADKVWKYMRKKGVFPSMHTFAVLINGLCEQHDTQKACVLLEEMIEMGIRPSGVTFGRLRQLLLKEDREDVLKFLNEKMNVLVNEPLCD, from the coding sequence ATGACGATCAGGATTCTTAATCATCAATCCAGATTATGTTGTAAGAGTATTCTGTCTGCGAGGCTGTATAGTTCAAGCGAACAAGCTAGAGATGTTGCGGATATGGCGAAGAACATATCTAAAGTAATGATGTCTTCTCCGCAACTGGTGCTTGACTCGGCTTTAGATCAAAGCGGGTTAAGGGTTTCACAAGAAGTTGTAGAAGATGTTCTAAATAGATTCAGGAATGCTGGTTTGTTGGCATACAGGTTCTTTCAATGGTCTGAGAAGCAACGGCATTACGAGCATAGTGTTCGTGCGTATCACATGATGATCGAGTCTACTGCAAAGATAAGGCAGTACAAGCTCATGTGGGATCTCATCAACtcaatgaggaagaagaagatgctaaATATCGAGACTTTTTGTATCGTGATGAGGAAGTACGCGAGGGCGCAAAAAGTGGATGAGGCGATTTACGCGTTTAATGTGATGGAGAAGTATGATTTGCCGCCTAATCTTGTGGCGTTCAACGGGTTGCTGAGTGCTTTGTGTAAATCTAAAAATGTTAGGAAAGCGCAGGAGGTATTCGAGAAGATGAGGGATAGGTTTACGCCTGACTCCAAAACGTATAGTATACTGCTTGAAGGATGGGGGAAAGAACCCAACTTGCCCAAGGCAAGAGAGGTTTTCAGGGAAATGATTGATGCAGGTTGTCACCCGGATATAGTGACTTATAGTATAATGGTTGACATACTTTGTAAAGCTggaagagttgatgaagctcTTGGCATTGTGAGGAGCATGGATCCAAGCATTTGTAAGCCGACCACTTTTATCTTTAGTGTGCTTGTACATACTTATGGAACTGAGAACCGGCTTGAAGAGGCGGTTGATACGTTCCTCGAGATGGAAAGAAGTGGAATGAAAGCTGATGTAGCGGTTTTCAATTCATTGATTGGAGCATTTTGCAAAGCAGACAGGATGAAGAATGTGTAtagggttttgaaagaaatgaaGAATAAGGGTGTGACGCCTAACTCCAAGTCATGTAACATTATACTGCGTCACTTAATAGATCGTGGAGAGAAAGATGAAGCTTTTGATGTGTTTAGGAAGATGATCAAAGTGTGTGAACCAGACGCAGACACATACACGATGATGATAAAGATGTTTtgtgagaagaaagagatggagacGGCAGATAAAGTTTGGAAGTACATGAGGAAGAAAGGGGTGTTCCCAAGTATGCATACATTCGCTGTTCTTATTAACGGGCTGTGCGAGCAGCATGACACTCAGAAAGCTTGTGTTTTGTTAGAGGAGATGATCGAGATGGGAATTCGACCATCAGGTGTGACGTTTGGTAGATTAAGACAGCTGCTTCTCaaagaagatagagaagatGTGCTCAAGTTTCTTAATGAGAAGATGAACGTTTTGGTTAATGAGCCTTTGTGTGATTGA
- the LOC104702515 gene encoding uncharacterized protein LOC104702515 isoform X2 yields MEDFAVLVTERYGLKPQGKSAPMAMASLKKRSVNHPNNGETAELTSYGSSNHSAWDTDFIIDFKFDGGDEFNKLSCNENGKKRSCFNDDFDDELLIPGFGGGLSQPSNSATDTWTVIADDPFEVRPSNLVDPSSDELAKFAMGSLHCSSLDSDNDVDVEEKKQEFGVDDLESIFIPGSSSVPNSYATTEEEFGVPKEKCNEEGSLSPKKHDAPAHVLDELFPLFGDDPFLREFKAIPGESDKRRIARWEREQRIKKQMDQAVSDMNDRDRQIQIEQEERSRISETLDAEIKLWAAGKEGNTRALLSSLHLVLWPGCGWKAVSLTDLITCGAVKKVYKKANLYVHPDKVQQKGAQQKYMVQHFEGSLEQVQQRGAILKLLDKFKKEDICVYIQSIWFNSFKYGIICWTQYISPAELVHI; encoded by the exons ATGGAAGATTTCGCTGTTCTCGTCACGGAGCGATATGGGTTAAAGCCACAAGGCAAGTCTGCTCCAATGGCAATGGCTTCCTTGAAGAAGCGATCGGTCAACCACCCTAACAATGGCGAAACCGCAGAGTTGACCTCGTATGGTTCTTCGAATCATAGCGCTTGGGACACggattttattattgatttcaAGTTTGACGGTGGGGATGAGTTCAACAAGTTATCTTGTAATGAAAATGGTAAGAAAAGGTCGTGTTTTAATGATGACTTTGATGATGAGTTGTTGATACCTGGATTTGGTGGTGGACTTAGTCAACCTAGTAACAG CGCGACCGATACATGGACTGTTATTGCTGATGACCCTTTTGAGGTTCGACCATCAAATTTGGTAGATCCATCTTCAG ATGAGCTTGCAAAATTTGCTATGGGTAGTTTACATTGTAGCTCCCTGGATTCTGACAATGATGTAGAtgttgaagaaaagaaacaagaatttGGTGTAGATGACCTTGAATCCATTTTCATCCCTGGGTCCAGCAGTGTACCAAATTCATATGCTACAACTGAA GAAGAATTTGGTGTGCCAAAAGAGAAATGTAATGAAGAAGGTTCGCTTAGTCCAAAGAAACATGATGCTCCAGCACATGTCCTGGATgaactttttccactttttggAG ATGACCCGTTTCTTAGAGAATTTAAGGCAATTCCAGGGGAAAGTGACAAAAGAAGAATAGCTAGATGGGAGCGTGaacaaagaataaagaaacaaatg GATCAGGCTGTATCTGATATGAATGACCGTGATCGTCAAATTCAGATTGAACAAGAAGAAAGGAGT AGGATCTCGGAGACCCTTGATGCGGAGATTAAGCTTTGGGCTGCTGGGAAAGAAGGGAACACGCGTGCGTTGTTATCATCGTTGCATCTC GTACTGTGGCCAGGATGTGGTTGGAAAGCTGTCTCTCTAACAGATTTGATCACTTGTGGGGCAGTGAAGAAAGTGTACAAAAAGGCAAATTTGTATGTCCATCCTGATAAAGTTCAACAGAAAGGAGCTCAACAAAAGTATATGGTTCAACATTTTGAAG GAAGCTTGGAACAAGTTCAACAGAGAGGAGCTATCCTAAAACTGTTGGACAAGTTCAAGAAAGAggatatatgtgtatatatacaaagtATATGGTTCAATTCGTTCAAGTATGGTATTATATGTTGGACACAATACATTAGTCCGGCCGAACTCGTTCACATTTGA
- the LOC104702515 gene encoding uncharacterized protein LOC104702515 isoform X1, whose protein sequence is MEDFAVLVTERYGLKPQGKSAPMAMASLKKRSVNHPNNGETAELTSYGSSNHSAWDTDFIIDFKFDGGDEFNKLSCNENGKKRSCFNDDFDDELLIPGFGGGLSQPSNSATDTWTVIADDPFEVRPSNLVDPSSVTNPIISSVDELAKFAMGSLHCSSLDSDNDVDVEEKKQEFGVDDLESIFIPGSSSVPNSYATTEEEFGVPKEKCNEEGSLSPKKHDAPAHVLDELFPLFGDDPFLREFKAIPGESDKRRIARWEREQRIKKQMDQAVSDMNDRDRQIQIEQEERSRISETLDAEIKLWAAGKEGNTRALLSSLHLVLWPGCGWKAVSLTDLITCGAVKKVYKKANLYVHPDKVQQKGAQQKYMVQHFEGSLEQVQQRGAILKLLDKFKKEDICVYIQSIWFNSFKYGIICWTQYISPAELVHI, encoded by the exons ATGGAAGATTTCGCTGTTCTCGTCACGGAGCGATATGGGTTAAAGCCACAAGGCAAGTCTGCTCCAATGGCAATGGCTTCCTTGAAGAAGCGATCGGTCAACCACCCTAACAATGGCGAAACCGCAGAGTTGACCTCGTATGGTTCTTCGAATCATAGCGCTTGGGACACggattttattattgatttcaAGTTTGACGGTGGGGATGAGTTCAACAAGTTATCTTGTAATGAAAATGGTAAGAAAAGGTCGTGTTTTAATGATGACTTTGATGATGAGTTGTTGATACCTGGATTTGGTGGTGGACTTAGTCAACCTAGTAACAG CGCGACCGATACATGGACTGTTATTGCTGATGACCCTTTTGAGGTTCGACCATCAAATTTGGTAGATCCATCTTCAG TTACGAATCCAATAATTTCTTCTGTAGATGAGCTTGCAAAATTTGCTATGGGTAGTTTACATTGTAGCTCCCTGGATTCTGACAATGATGTAGAtgttgaagaaaagaaacaagaatttGGTGTAGATGACCTTGAATCCATTTTCATCCCTGGGTCCAGCAGTGTACCAAATTCATATGCTACAACTGAA GAAGAATTTGGTGTGCCAAAAGAGAAATGTAATGAAGAAGGTTCGCTTAGTCCAAAGAAACATGATGCTCCAGCACATGTCCTGGATgaactttttccactttttggAG ATGACCCGTTTCTTAGAGAATTTAAGGCAATTCCAGGGGAAAGTGACAAAAGAAGAATAGCTAGATGGGAGCGTGaacaaagaataaagaaacaaatg GATCAGGCTGTATCTGATATGAATGACCGTGATCGTCAAATTCAGATTGAACAAGAAGAAAGGAGT AGGATCTCGGAGACCCTTGATGCGGAGATTAAGCTTTGGGCTGCTGGGAAAGAAGGGAACACGCGTGCGTTGTTATCATCGTTGCATCTC GTACTGTGGCCAGGATGTGGTTGGAAAGCTGTCTCTCTAACAGATTTGATCACTTGTGGGGCAGTGAAGAAAGTGTACAAAAAGGCAAATTTGTATGTCCATCCTGATAAAGTTCAACAGAAAGGAGCTCAACAAAAGTATATGGTTCAACATTTTGAAG GAAGCTTGGAACAAGTTCAACAGAGAGGAGCTATCCTAAAACTGTTGGACAAGTTCAAGAAAGAggatatatgtgtatatatacaaagtATATGGTTCAATTCGTTCAAGTATGGTATTATATGTTGGACACAATACATTAGTCCGGCCGAACTCGTTCACATTTGA
- the LOC104702516 gene encoding glutaredoxin-C3, with protein MVDQQRSRRVAVVAVLLLQLVVVSDLWNTVGAANSVSAFVQNAILSNKIVIFSKSYCPYCLRSKRIFSQLKEEPFVVELDLREDGDQIQYELLEFVGRRTVPQVFVNGKHIGGSDDLGDALENGQLQKLLAAS; from the exons ATGGTTGACCAGCAGCGTAGTCGCCGTGTAGCCGTGGTGGCGGTGCTATTATTGCAACTGGTGGTAGTGAGCGATCTGTGGAATACCGTGGGAGCTGCGAATTCGGTGTCGGCTTTTGTTCAGAACGCAATTTTGTCCAACAAGATTGTCATCTTCTCCAAGTCATATTGCCC GTATTGTTTGCGGTCGAAACGTATATTTAGCCAACTTAAGGAAGAGCCATTTGTTGTTGAGCTTGATCTGAGAG AGGACGGAGATCAAATCCAGTATGAGCTTTTAGAGTTCGTTGGTCGCCGTACTGTCCCTCAAGTTTTTGTTAACGGCAAACATATCGGTGGATCTGATG ATCTTGGAGATGCTCTGGAGAATGGTCAGTTGCAAAAGCTTCTTGCTGCCAGTTGA
- the LOC104702517 gene encoding amino acid permease 3-like codes for MVRSQQTVLAIDMPPQTGGSKCFDDDGKVKRTGSVWTASAHIITAVIGSGVLSLAWATAQLGWIAGPVAMLLFSVVTYFTSSLLATCYRSGDPISGKRNYTYMGAVRSNLGGVKVTLCGIVQYLNIFGVAIGYTIASAISMMAIKRSNCFHKSGGKDPCQMNSTPYMIAFGLVQILFSQIPDFDQLWWLSILAAVMSFTYSSAGLALGIAQVVVNGKVKGSLTGISIGTVTETQKIWRSFQALGNIAFAYSYSIILIEIQDTVKSPPSEEKTMKKATLVSVGVTTIFYMLCGCMGYAAFGDLSPGNLLTGFGFYNPYWLLDIANAAIVIHLIGAYQVYCQPLFAFIEKQASIRFPDSEFIAKDIEIPIPGFKPLRLNLFRLIWRTVFVIITTVISMLLPFFNDVVGLLGSLGFWPLTVYFPVEMYIAQKKIPRWSTRWVCLQVFSLGCLVVSIAAAAGSIAGVVLDLKSYKPFQSNY; via the exons atggttCGTAGCCAGCAAACAGTTCTCGCCATCGATATGCCACCACAAACTGGCGGCTCCAAATGCTTCGACGACGACGGAAAAGTCAAACGAACTG GGAGTGTTTGGACGGCGAGTGCACACATAATCACGGCGGTGATAGGTTCAGGAGTTTTGTCACTAGCATGGGCTACGGCACAGCTAGGTTGGATCGCCGGACCGGTGGCGATGTTGCTCTTCTCCGTCGTCACTTATTTCACTTCTTCTCTCCTCGCCACCTGTTACCGCTCCGGCGACCCTATCTCTGGCAAGAGGAACTACACTTATATGGGAGCTGTCCGATCAAACCTAG GTGGCGTGAAGGTGACGCTATGTGGGATTGTTCAGTATCTTAATATATTTGGTGTTGCAATTGGCTACACGATTGCTTCAGCTATAAGCATGAT GGCAATAAAGAGATCCAACTGTTTTCACAAAAGTGGAGGGAAAGATCCATGTCAGATGAACAGTACTCCTTACATGATTGCTTTTGGATTAGTCCAGATTCTATTCTCTCAGATTCCAGATTTTGATCAACTTTGGTGGCTCTCAATCCTCGCCGCCGTTATGTCCTTCACTTATTCCTCCGCTGGTCTCGCCCTTGGCATAGCCCAAGTCGTCG TAAATGGGAAGGTGAAGGGAAGCCTCACTGGTATTAGCATTGGAACAGTAACAGAGACACAGAAGATATGGAGAAGCTTTCAAGCTCTTGGAAACATTGCTTTTGCTTACTCTTACTCCATCATTCTCATCGAGATTCAG GACACAGTAAAGTCACCACCATCAGAAGAGAAAACGATGAAGAAGGCAACGCTTGTGAGCGTTGGTGTAACAACTATCTTCTACATGTTGTGTGGTTGTATGGGTTATGCAGCCTTTGGAGACTTGTCTCCTGGAAACCTCTTAACCGGTTTCGGGTTTTATAATCCTTATTGGCTTCTAGATATTGCAAATGCAGCCATTGTGATTCACCTCATTGGTGCATACCAAGTCTATTGCCAACCTCTGTTTGCTTTCATTGAGAAGCAAGCTTCCATTCGTTTTCCTGATAGTGAGTTCATCGCAAAAGATATCGAAATCCCTATTCCCGGTTTCAAGCCTCTCCGTTTGAATCTATTCAG GTTGATATGGAGGACGGTGTTTGTCATCATAACGACAGTTATCTCAATGCTTCTTCCGTTTTTCAACGACGTTGTGGGTCTGCTAGGGTCACTCGGGTTTTGGCCGTTGACGGTATATTTCCCGGTGGAAATGTACATTGCGCAAAAGAAGATACCTAGATGGAGCACCAGATGGGTTTGCCTACAAGTTTTCAGCTTAGGGTGTTTGGTAGTTAGCATTGCTGCAGCTGCAGGGTCAATAGCTGGGGTTGTTCTCGATCTAAAGTCCTACAAGCCATTTCAAAGCAATTACTGA